In a single window of the Ignavibacteria bacterium genome:
- a CDS encoding DUF899 family protein, whose translation MGKKEKVSKKSSASSTEKNEKKLRKITEEITELRKKYIKVISRLAEADVKDYILKDVEGNDIKLSEMFGDNEYLILVHNMGKACSYCTLWADGFSGAAYYIEKKAAFVLVSPDPPEVQKEFAASRGWKFRTYSAAGTDFIADMGYYTKAEGYWPGVSVFHKDENGNIKRVSKDFFGPGDFYSAPWHFFDLIPQNKEEKEK comes from the coding sequence ATGGGAAAAAAAGAAAAAGTTTCCAAAAAAAGCAGCGCATCTTCAACGGAAAAAAATGAAAAGAAACTGCGGAAGATAACCGAAGAAATAACGGAACTTCGTAAAAAATATATTAAAGTTATTAGCAGGCTTGCCGAAGCAGATGTTAAAGATTATATCCTGAAAGATGTTGAAGGAAATGACATAAAGCTCTCAGAAATGTTCGGTGATAATGAATACCTCATTCTTGTTCATAATATGGGGAAAGCCTGTTCTTACTGCACGCTCTGGGCAGATGGCTTCAGCGGAGCAGCTTATTATATAGAAAAGAAAGCGGCGTTCGTTCTGGTATCACCCGATCCCCCGGAAGTTCAAAAAGAATTTGCCGCCTCACGAGGTTGGAAATTCAGAACATACTCAGCTGCGGGCACTGATTTCATTGCAGATATGGGCTACTATACTAAAGCCGAAGGCTACTGGCCCGGTGTATCTGTATTCCATAAAGATGAAAACGGGAATATCAAACGTGTATCCAAAGATTTCTTCGGACCCGGTGATTTTTACAGCGCTCCCTGGCACTTTTTTGATCTCATTCCGCAAAACAAAGAAGAAAAGGAGAAATAG